Proteins found in one Canis aureus isolate CA01 chromosome 19, VMU_Caureus_v.1.0, whole genome shotgun sequence genomic segment:
- the TLE5 gene encoding TLE family member 5 isoform X2 — MMFPQSRHSGSSHLPQQLKFTTSDSCDRIKDEFQLLQAQYHSLKLECDKLASEKSEMQRHYVMYYEMSYGLNIEMHKQAEIVKRLNGICAQVLPYLSQEHQQQVLGAIERAKQVTAPELNSIIRQLQAHQLSQLQALALPLTPLPVGLQPPSLPAVSAGTGLLSLSALGSQAHLSKEDKNGHDGDTHQEDDGEKSD; from the exons gGCTCCTCTCACCTACCCCAACAACTCAAATTCACCACCTCGGACTCCTGCGACCGCATCAAAGACGAGTTTCAGCTGCTGCAGGCTCAGTACCACAG CCTGAAGCTCGAATGTGACAAGCTGGCCAGCGAGAAGTCCGAGATGCAGCGTCATTATGTGATG TACTACGAGATGTCCTACGGCTTGAACATCGAGATGCACAAGCAG GCCGAGATCGTCAAGAGGCTGAATGGGATTTGTGCCCAGGTCCTACCCTACCTTTCCCAAGAG caccagcagcaggTCTTGGGAGCCATCGAGAGGGCTAAGCAGGTCACCGCTCCCGAGCTGAACTCCATCATCCGA CAGCTCCAAGCCCATCAGCTGTCCCAGCTgcaggccctggccctgcccctgacCCCACTGCCCGTGGGGCTGCAGCCGCCCTCGCTGCCCGCCGTCAGCGCCGGCACCGGCCTCCTCTCGCTGTCTGCGCTGGGCTCCCAGGCCCATCTCTCCAAGGAAGACAAGAACGGGCACGACGGTGACACCCACCAGGAGGATGACGGCGAGAAGTCGGATTAG
- the TLE5 gene encoding TLE family member 5 isoform X1, with protein MMFPQSRHSGSSHLPQQLKFTTSDSCDRIKDEFQLLQAQYHSLKLECDKLASEKSEMQRHYVMYYEMSYGLNIEMHKQAEIVKRLNGICAQVLPYLSQEHQQQVLGAIERAKQVTAPELNSIIRQQLQAHQLSQLQALALPLTPLPVGLQPPSLPAVSAGTGLLSLSALGSQAHLSKEDKNGHDGDTHQEDDGEKSD; from the exons gGCTCCTCTCACCTACCCCAACAACTCAAATTCACCACCTCGGACTCCTGCGACCGCATCAAAGACGAGTTTCAGCTGCTGCAGGCTCAGTACCACAG CCTGAAGCTCGAATGTGACAAGCTGGCCAGCGAGAAGTCCGAGATGCAGCGTCATTATGTGATG TACTACGAGATGTCCTACGGCTTGAACATCGAGATGCACAAGCAG GCCGAGATCGTCAAGAGGCTGAATGGGATTTGTGCCCAGGTCCTACCCTACCTTTCCCAAGAG caccagcagcaggTCTTGGGAGCCATCGAGAGGGCTAAGCAGGTCACCGCTCCCGAGCTGAACTCCATCATCCGA CAGCAGCTCCAAGCCCATCAGCTGTCCCAGCTgcaggccctggccctgcccctgacCCCACTGCCCGTGGGGCTGCAGCCGCCCTCGCTGCCCGCCGTCAGCGCCGGCACCGGCCTCCTCTCGCTGTCTGCGCTGGGCTCCCAGGCCCATCTCTCCAAGGAAGACAAGAACGGGCACGACGGTGACACCCACCAGGAGGATGACGGCGAGAAGTCGGATTAG